A region from the Lolium perenne isolate Kyuss_39 chromosome 4, Kyuss_2.0, whole genome shotgun sequence genome encodes:
- the LOC127293859 gene encoding subtilisin-like protease SBT1.7, with protein sequence MTTRLLLLLVLALAAAVAAADTETEPRATYIVHMAKSAMPAEYADHGEWYGASLRSVSTAKMLYSYDTVAHGFSARLTAQEASDMAGMDGVLAVNPETRYELHTTRTPEFLGLAGSENLFPQSGTAGDVVVGVLDTGVWPESKSYDDAGLAEVPSSWKGTCMTGTDFNSSACNKKLIGARFFNRGYEAAMGPMDPSRESRSPRDDDGHGTHTSSTAAGSAVAGANLFGFASGTARGMAPRARVAVYKVCWLGGCFSSDILAGMDAAVADGCGVLSLSLGGGSSDYARDSVAIGAFSAMEQNVLVSCSAGNAGPGSSTLSNVAPWITTVGAGTLDRDFPAYVVLGDGRNYTGVSLYAGKALPTTPISIVYAGNASNSTSGNLCMPGTLSPEKVSGKIVLCDRGINARVQKGFVVRDAGGAGMVLANTAANGQELVADAHLLPAAGVGEKEGALIKSYIASDAKPTATIVVAGTQVDVRPSPLVAAFSSRGPNMVTPEILKPDIIAPGVNILAAWTGKEGPTGQAADTRRVSFNIISGTSMSCPHVSGLAALLRSAHPEWSPAAVRSALMTTAYSTYTAGATGPILDAATDKAATPFDYGAGHVDPTRAVEPGLVYDIGTGEYVEFLCALKYTPNMIAALSRSKSYACAANKTYSVSDLNYPSFSVAYSTANGETGDSGSTTVTHTRTLTNVGAAGTYKVEASVSMAGVSVEVKPTELEFTAVGEKKRFTVSFTAAKSQPSGTVGFGRLVWSDGGKHSVASPIAVTWT encoded by the coding sequence ATGACGACGAGGCTGCTGCTCCTGCTGGTGTTGGCGCTCGCCGCCGCTGTGGCGGCGGCGGACACGGAGACGGAGCCCCGCGCGACGTACATAGTCCACATGGCCAAGTCCGCGATGCCGGCGGAGTACGCCGACCACGGCGAGTGGTACGGCGCGTCCCTGcgctccgtctccaccgccaagATGCTCTACTCATACGACACCGTCGCGCACGGCTTCTCGGCGCGGCTCACGGCGCAGGAGGCGAGCGACATGGCAGGCATGGACGGCGTGCTGGCCGTGAACCCGGAGACGCGGTACGAGCTGCACACCACGCGGACGCCCGAGTTCCTGGGCCTCGCCGGGAGCGAGAACCTGTTCCCGCAGTCCGGCACGGCCGGCGACGTCGTCGTCGGGGTGCTGGATACGGGCGTATGGCCCGAGAGCAAGAGCTACGACGACGCGGGCCTCGCGGAGGTGCCTTCGTCGTGGAAGGGGACCTGCATGACCGGCACGGACTTCAACTCCTCCGCCTGCAACAAGAAGCTCATCGGCGCGCGGTTCTTCAACCGCGGCTACGAGGCGGCGATGGGGCCCATGGACCCCAGCAGAGAGTCGCGGTCCCCGCGCGACGACGACGGGCACGGCACGCACACGTCCTCCACCGCCGCGGGGTCCGCCGTCGCGGGGGCGAACCTATTCGGGTTCGCGTCCGGCACGGCGCGCGGCATGGCGCCCAGGGCGCGCGTCGCGGTGTACAAGGTGTGCTGGCTCGGGGGCTGCTTCAGCTCCGACATCCTCGCCGGGATGGACGCCGCCGTGGCCGACGGCTGCGGCGTGCTCTCGCTCTCGCTCGGCGGCGGGTCCTCCGACTACGCGCGCGACAGCGTCGCCATCGGCGCGTTCTCCGCCATGGAGCAGAACGTGCTGGTGTCCTGCTCCGCGGGTAACGCCGGGCCCGGGAGCTCCACGCTGTCCAACGTGGCGCCGTGGATCACCACCGTGGGCGCCGGCACACTCGACCGCGACTTCCCGGCGTACGTCGTGCTCGGCGACGGCAGGAACTACACCGGCGTGTCGCTCTACGCCGGGAAGGCCCTCCCGACGACCCCGATCTCCATCGTCTACGCGGGCAACGCGTCCAACTCCACCAGCGGGAACCTGTGCATGCCGGGGACGCTCTCGCCGGAGAAGGTGTCGGGCAAGATCGTGCTGTGCGACCGCGGCATCAACGCGCGCGTGCAGAAGGGGTTCGTGGTGCGCGACGCCGGTGGGGCGGGCATGGTGCTGGCCAACACCGCCGCCAACGGGCAGGAGCTGGTGGCGGACGCGCACCTCCTCCCCGCGGCCGGCGTGGGCGAGAAAGAGGGCGCCCTGATAAAATCCTACATCGCGTCCGACGCCAAGCCCACGGCGACGATCGTGGTGGCCGGGACGCAGGTGGACGTGCGGCCCTCGCCGCTGGTGGCGGCGTTCTCGTCGCGCGGGCCGAACATGGTGACCCCGGAGATCCTGAAGCCGGACATCATCGCGCCCGGGGTGAACATCCTGGCGGCGTGGACGGGCAAGGAGGGGCCGACGGGGCAGGCCGCCGACACGCGCCGCGTGAGCTTCAACATCATCTCGGGCACCTCCATGTCGTGCCCGCACGTGAGCGGCCTGGCCGCGCTGCTGAGGAGCGCGCACCCGGAGTGGAGCCCCGCCGCGGTGCGGTCGGCGCTGATGACCACCGCCTACTCCACGTACACCGCCGGCGCCACCGGGCCCATCCTGGATGCCGCGACGGACAAGGCCGCCACGCCGTTCGACTACGGCGCCGGCCACGTCGACCCGACCCGCGCGGTGGAGCCGGGGCTGGTGTACGACATCGGCACCGGCGAGTACGTGGAATTCTTGTGCGCGCTCAAGTACACGCCCAACATGATCGCCGCGCTGTCCCGGAGCAAGAGCTACGCGTGCGCCGCCAACAAGACCTACTCCGTCTCCGACCTCAACTACCCGTCCTTCTCCGTGGCCTACTCCACGGCGAACGGCGAGACCGGCGACTCCGGGTCGACCACGGTGACGCACACGCGGACGCTCACCAACGTGGGCGCGGCGGGCACGTACAAGGTGGAGGCCTCCGTGTCCATGGCCGGCGTGAGCGTGGAGGTGAAGCCGACGGAGCTGGAGTTCACGGCGGTCGGGGAGAAGAAGAGGTTCACGGTGAGCTTCACGGCGGCCAAGTCGCAGCCGTCGGGCACCGTGGGGTTCGGGCGGCTCGTGTGGTCGGACGGCGGAAAGCACAGCGTGGCGAGTCCGATAGCGGTGACGTGGACATGA